The following are encoded together in the Culex pipiens pallens isolate TS chromosome 1, TS_CPP_V2, whole genome shotgun sequence genome:
- the LOC120422075 gene encoding NADH dehydrogenase (ubiquinone) complex I, assembly factor 6 homolog has translation MFQRNIKVLQNVNYLLSKNGSFLRHSSTASTEKVTQNYCLNLVRQYDKENFLCTLLLKNPERRHALAIRAFNVEIARITGTVSDDKIGQLRLKFWEDTIGRLHRSDNPDHVPEQPVVQELKVAIDAAKLTKRYFQRLISSRLNANLRFVTTKQLEEYAEHSVSSVLYLLLEVHGVRNVHADHAASHLGKAQGIVNLLRSIPRQERRNVVPVPQELLIAHGVSQERVLRNKRDDKGVEEVVFQLAGLANQHLEKARALWGSVPKEARPVFLPAVTTGRFLERLRRVNFHLTDSSLLQSDAMLPLAIYWGNFRGKI, from the exons atgtttcaAAGAAACATTAAAGTGTTGCAAAATGTAAATTATcttctttcaaaaaatggttctTTCCTGCGACATTCGTCCACGGCTTCCACCGAAAAGGTGACACAAAATTACTGTCTAAATCTTGTTAG ACAGTACGACAAGGAAAACTTCCTGTGCACGCTGCTCCTCAAAAATCCGGAACGTCGCCACGCGCTCGCCATCCGCGCGTTCAACGTCGAAATCGCCCGCATCACCGGAACCGTGTCCGACGACAAGATCGGCCAGCTGCGGCTCAAGTTCTGGGAGGACACAATCGGGCGCCTCCACCGGAGCGACAACCCGGACCACGTGCCCGAGCAGCCCGTAGTTCAGGAGCTCAAGGTCGCCATCGACGCCGCCAAGCTCACGAAGCGGTACTTCCAGCGGCTCATTTCGTCCCGCCTAAACGCGAACCTGCGCTTTGTGACCACCAAGCAGCTGGAAGAGTACGCGGAACACTCGGTTTCGAGTGTGCTGTACCTGCTGCTGGAGGTTCACGGGGTGCGGAACGTGCACGCGGACCACGCCGCGTCTCACCTGGGGAAGGCGCAGGGAATTGTGAATTTGCTGAGGTCGATTCCGCGCCAGGAGCGACGGAACGTGGTCCCGGTGCCGCAGGAACTGCTGATCGCCCACGGGGTCAGTCAGGAGCGGGTTCTGAGGAATAAGCGCGACGATAAGGGCGTGGAGGAGGTGGTCTTCCAGCTGGCTGGGTTGGCCAACCAGCACCTGGAGAAGGCGAGGGCACTGTGGGGGTCGGTGCCGAAGGAGGCGAGGCCGGTGTTTCTGCCGGCGGTGACGACCGGGAGGTTTCTGGAACGGCTGAGGAGGGTGAATTTCCACTTGACTGATTCTAGTCTGCTGCAGAGTGATGCCATGCTGCCGTTGGCCATTTACTGGGGGAACTTCCGGGGGAAGATTTAA
- the LOC120422089 gene encoding polyserase-2-like: protein MVWPCIFLLMVFYGEATVCGVPKINSSELSSNEEGGTYPGQWPWHVAIYQRRKNQSFLAYKAGGTLISSKFVLTAGVCGLSEDDRHYMSPSAHYIRVGIHNLNVLSLGTGQYRRVERFHYPYHWNKMKAVMINLVELRREVQFNDLVQPVCIFYNQVSSRIKSGTVVGWGPTKNDHEAVQISRQLSVHDDDCLKLGGPYNAIRNISLFCVGSPNGTDVCKGDEGNGIFVQIRGVWYVTGMISHIPQAETTDQCRTDGYAGVTKIFSFLKWISSTTNLTGLANETPIVNGTQVDPTQQYQNLLPRQCGSFIWDGVINGQTAPLFAYPWMALLARRDLLSRDAIERVCDGSLISNRYVLTNSRCTAVKEPPELVRLGEHTMGQDIDCNANDDTDCAPPVRDYPIQFIVTHQNEHMGDSIALVRLNQDVTFEDHIQPICLAVTPELRALQLDQFIVTGWGSSAGTLRQATLESTTSCVEAHEGSPVGYPVRHRGVRFVQFGVMIGCERGLPVYANVSRLMDWIVVNTDESNTKSAPPKPERVGILCCKQGLNVAENQ from the exons ATGGTGTGGCCA tGTATATTTCTGTTGATGGTGTTTTACGGTGAGGCAACGGTTTGTGGCGTTCCGAAAATTAACTCTTCCGAGCTGAGCTCCAACGAGGAAGGGGGAACCTATCCCGGGCAGTGGCCGTGGCACGTGGCCATTTACCAGAGGCGTAAAAACCAATCATTCCTAGCGTACAAGGCAGGAGGTACGCTTATCAGCTCGAAGTTTGTGCTGACCGCCGGTGTCTGCGGTTTGTCCGAGGATGATCGTCACTACATGTCTCCTTCAGCGCACTACATCCGCGTTGGAATACATAATCTAAACGTTCTGAGCTTGGGCACTGGCCAGTATCGAAGAGTTGAACGGTTTCATTATCCCTATCATTGGAACAAAATGAAGGCAGTTATGATAAACCTGGTGGAATTACGTCGCGAAGTACAGTTTAATGATCTGGTTCagccagtttgcattttttacaatcaggTATCTTCTCGAATCAAGTCTGGAACGGTTGTCGGATGGGGTCCGACCAAGAACGATCATGAAGCGGTGCAGATAAGCCGCCAGCTCAGCGTACATGACGACGATTGCTTGAAGCTCGGCGGACCCTACAACGCAATCAGAAATATTTCACTATTCTGCGTAGGATCACCAAACGGAACTGATGTGTGTAAAGGTGACGAAGGAAATGGCATTTTCGTACAGATAAGAGGAGTTTGGTACGTAACGGGAATGATATCTCACATTCCTCAAGCAGAAACGACGGATCAATGTCGAACGGATGGTTACGCAGGTGTAACCAAGATTTTCAGCTTCCTTAAGTGGATCAGTAGTACTACCAATCTAACAGGCCTAGCGAATGAAACCCCCATCGTAAATGGCACGCAGGTGGATCCAACgcaacaatatcaaaatctTTTGCCTCGCCAGTGTGGGAGTTTCATCTGGGATGGAGTTATCAATGGTCAAACCGCTCCACTTTTTGCGTATCCGTGGATGGCCCTGCTGGCTCGTCGAGACCTTCTGTCGAGGGATGCAATCGAACGTGTTTGTGACGGATCGCTGATCAGCAACCGTTACGTACTAACGAACTCTCGATGCACTGCTGTGAAGGAACCACC TGAACTTGTTCGACTGGGAGAACACACCATGGGTCAGGACATCGATTGCAACGCAAACGACGACACCGACTGTGCTCCTCCTGTTAGAGATTATCCAATACAATTTATCGTAACGCATCAGAACGAACACATGGGCGACAGCATCGCCTTGGTTCGACTCAACCAAGATGTCACGTTCGAAG ACCACATCCAACCCATCTGCCTTGCGGTGACCCCGGAACTGCGTGCGCTCCAGCTGGACCAGTTCATCGTCACCGGTTGGGGCTCGTCCGCCGGAACCCTGCGGCAGGCCACGCTCGAATCCACGACATCATGTGTCGAAGCCCACGAAGGGTCCCCAGTGGGTTACCCCGTTCGGCACCGCGGCGTCCGGTTCGTACAGTTTGGGGTGATGATTGGCTGTGAGCGGGGACTGCCGGTGTACGCCAACGTGTCGCGCCTCATGGACTGGATCGTCGTCAACACGGATGAAAGCAACACGAAATCGGCCCCGCCGAAGCCTGAGCGTGTTGGCATTCTCTGCTGCAAGCAGGGGCTGAACGTCGCGGAGAATCAGTGA